A stretch of Ferribacterium limneticum DNA encodes these proteins:
- a CDS encoding sensor domain-containing protein codes for MNPGPSSAHPCCLDDASYDSSVRPPLLCDLQLSIFENAGRAIILTDPAGLIVYFNRAAQQMLGYSPDEVVGRETPLLFHLADEVATCARNISSEQACEAPDGFGVFVARLKLKNRDEADWTYVRKDGSHLPVSLAVSVLRDAKDAVQGYLGIASDISERRRMEHDLRIAAIAFESQAAIMVTDVNQRILRVNQAFTRLTGYSAEEAIGQTPGMLKSGRQDADFYAEMWRSLSHSGHWQGEIWNRRKNGEIYPEWLTISGVRDARGKVTHYVSTFSDISNLKVAESEIHHLAFYDPLTAMPNRRLLLNRLDQACAAGKRSGQFGALLIIDVDHFKTLNDTLGHDVGDLLLVEVAKRLIACIREGDTAARQGGDEFVVMLEELGTDPAGAAVQAEIVAEKIRLELARPYLLAGDTEYFRSASIGISLFFGQEKTIDILLKQADIALYKAKDAGRNAIRFFDSAMQTALDERAALEAGLRRALVRNELALYVQPQVNAERQLIGAEALLRWLPPGKALVPPNDFIPLAEETGLIVPIGIWVLDQACAELRHWADDPRTSRLFLSVNVSARQFRQADFVAQVADALARHGANPQLLKLELTESLLLDNVEEVIDKMQALRAIGVRFSLDDFGTGYASLSYLKRFPFEQLKVDRSFIRDININPDDAAIVRAIIAMGNTLRLSVVAEGVEDDLQHAYLVKHECSLFQGYLFGRPMSFRDFRVSLGEAPLPRIEAVDNWVI; via the coding sequence ATGAATCCCGGCCCAAGTTCTGCCCACCCCTGTTGTCTCGACGATGCTTCGTACGACAGCAGTGTGCGCCCCCCGTTGCTTTGTGATCTGCAACTCTCGATTTTCGAGAACGCCGGGCGCGCCATCATCCTGACTGACCCGGCTGGTCTGATCGTCTATTTCAACCGTGCCGCCCAGCAAATGCTCGGTTACAGCCCGGATGAGGTGGTCGGGCGGGAAACACCGTTGCTCTTCCATCTGGCCGATGAAGTTGCGACCTGTGCCCGGAATATTTCCTCTGAGCAGGCTTGTGAAGCGCCTGACGGTTTTGGTGTTTTTGTCGCCAGACTGAAATTGAAAAACCGGGATGAGGCGGACTGGACCTACGTGCGCAAGGATGGCTCGCATCTGCCGGTCAGCCTGGCTGTCAGTGTCCTGCGTGATGCAAAAGATGCCGTGCAAGGCTATCTGGGCATTGCCTCCGACATCTCCGAGCGTCGCCGGATGGAGCACGATTTGCGTATTGCCGCGATTGCCTTCGAGTCGCAAGCAGCGATCATGGTGACCGATGTCAATCAGCGCATCCTGCGGGTCAATCAGGCATTTACCAGACTGACCGGCTACTCCGCTGAAGAGGCCATTGGACAGACGCCGGGCATGTTGAAGTCTGGGCGGCAGGATGCGGACTTTTATGCAGAAATGTGGCGGTCGCTGAGCCATTCCGGGCATTGGCAGGGCGAGATCTGGAATCGCCGCAAGAATGGCGAGATCTATCCCGAGTGGCTGACGATCAGCGGTGTCCGCGATGCTCGGGGCAAGGTGACGCACTACGTCAGCACCTTTTCCGATATCAGCAACCTGAAGGTGGCCGAATCGGAAATCCACCATCTGGCTTTCTACGATCCGCTGACGGCCATGCCGAATCGTCGTCTGCTCCTCAACCGGCTCGACCAGGCTTGTGCTGCCGGCAAGCGCAGCGGGCAATTCGGGGCGCTGCTGATCATCGATGTCGACCATTTCAAGACGCTCAACGACACCTTGGGTCATGACGTCGGCGACCTCTTGCTGGTCGAGGTCGCCAAGCGGCTGATTGCCTGCATCCGCGAAGGCGATACCGCGGCCCGCCAGGGTGGGGATGAGTTTGTCGTCATGCTCGAGGAGTTGGGGACAGACCCTGCCGGGGCTGCCGTGCAGGCGGAAATCGTGGCCGAGAAGATTCGTCTCGAACTGGCCCGTCCCTACCTGCTGGCTGGCGATACCGAATATTTCCGCTCGGCCAGCATCGGGATCAGCTTGTTCTTCGGCCAGGAAAAAACGATCGATATCCTGCTCAAGCAAGCCGATATCGCCCTCTACAAGGCCAAGGATGCCGGCCGGAACGCCATCCGTTTCTTCGACAGTGCCATGCAGACGGCGCTCGACGAACGGGCGGCTTTGGAAGCCGGCTTGCGCCGGGCGCTGGTTCGTAACGAATTGGCGCTTTATGTTCAGCCGCAGGTCAATGCGGAGCGCCAACTGATCGGGGCCGAAGCCTTGTTGCGCTGGTTGCCGCCCGGGAAGGCCTTGGTTCCCCCGAACGACTTCATTCCACTGGCCGAGGAGACCGGGTTGATCGTGCCGATCGGCATCTGGGTTCTTGACCAGGCCTGTGCCGAATTGCGTCACTGGGCGGATGATCCGCGTACCAGTCGCCTCTTTCTGTCGGTCAATGTCAGTGCCCGCCAGTTCCGGCAGGCCGATTTCGTCGCGCAGGTTGCCGATGCATTGGCGAGACATGGCGCCAATCCCCAACTGCTCAAGCTCGAACTGACCGAGAGCCTGTTGCTCGACAACGTCGAGGAGGTAATCGACAAGATGCAGGCCCTGCGGGCGATAGGCGTGCGCTTCTCGCTGGACGACTTTGGCACCGGCTATGCATCCCTGTCCTATCTGAAGCGCTTTCCCTTCGAGCAATTGAAGGTCGATCGTTCTTTCATCCGGGACATCAACATCAATCCGGATGATGCGGCCATCGTCAGGGCCATCATTGCCATGGGCAATACGCTACGTCTCAGCGTGGTGGCCGAAGGCGTGGAAGACGACTTGCAGCATGCCTATCTGGTCAAACACGAATGCAGTCTGTTCCAAGGCTATTTGTTCGGACGACCGATGTCCTTCAGGGATTTCCGCGTCTCGCTGGGGGAAGCGCCGCTTCCCCGGATCGAAGCTGTCGATAACTGGGTGATCTAG
- a CDS encoding PilZ domain-containing protein, whose protein sequence is MTDNRRKFSRIPFRIEARLFVPDGDYVVEVLDLSLKGALIHPKDPMFVTVGTSGTLKIHLDNIGTNIRMEVTIVHHMANYYGLVCREIDLDSVTHLRRLVELNLGDEAMAEREFALLANA, encoded by the coding sequence ATGACTGACAATCGTCGCAAATTTTCCCGCATTCCCTTCCGGATTGAAGCCAGACTGTTTGTACCGGATGGGGATTATGTCGTCGAGGTGCTCGATCTCTCGCTGAAAGGCGCGCTGATTCACCCGAAAGACCCGATGTTCGTCACCGTGGGTACCAGCGGTACCCTGAAGATTCACCTCGACAACATCGGTACCAACATCCGCATGGAAGTGACCATCGTGCATCACATGGCCAACTACTACGGTCTGGTGTGCCGCGAAATCGATCTCGACAGCGTTACGCACCTGCGTCGCCTGGTCGAACTCAATCTGGGTGATGAAGCGATGGCCGAACGGGAATTTGCCCTGCTGGCGAATGCCTGA
- the queE gene encoding 7-carboxy-7-deazaguanine synthase QueE yields MALRITEVFYSLQGEASRVGLPTVFVRLTGCPLRCSWCDTTYSFTGGEPATVESVLAEVAKYPARQVCVTGGEPLSQKDCLPLLTALCDAGYDVSLETSGALDVSPVDPRVARIMDLKAPDSAESARNLWENLTVLTPRDEIKIVIASRGDYEWARDVLRQKKLDQICSVLFSPAQGLVEPQSLAQWILEDGLNVRFQLQLHKLLWGNMQGK; encoded by the coding sequence TTGGCACTGCGCATCACCGAAGTTTTTTACTCGCTGCAGGGCGAGGCATCGCGGGTCGGGCTGCCGACGGTATTCGTTCGTCTGACCGGTTGCCCGCTGCGTTGCAGCTGGTGCGACACGACCTACAGTTTTACCGGCGGCGAACCGGCGACGGTGGAATCGGTGCTGGCCGAAGTTGCCAAATATCCGGCGCGGCAGGTTTGCGTCACCGGTGGTGAGCCGCTGTCGCAGAAGGATTGCCTGCCGTTGCTGACGGCCCTGTGCGATGCCGGCTACGATGTTTCGCTGGAGACTTCCGGGGCGCTGGATGTTTCTCCGGTTGATCCACGTGTCGCCCGCATCATGGACCTCAAGGCACCGGATTCGGCAGAGTCGGCCAGAAACTTGTGGGAAAACCTGACTGTCCTGACGCCACGCGACGAAATCAAGATCGTCATCGCTTCGCGTGGCGATTACGAATGGGCGCGCGATGTGCTGCGCCAGAAGAAACTGGACCAGATCTGTTCCGTCCTTTTCTCCCCGGCGCAGGGGCTGGTCGAGCCCCAGTCGCTGGCGCAATGGATACTGGAAGATGGCCTGAACGTGCGCTTCCAGCTCCAGTTGCATAAGCTCCTTTGGGGTAACATGCAGGGAAAATAA
- the ybgF gene encoding tol-pal system protein YbgF, whose translation MRPVRIAFLIAALGAVQAHAGVFDDEEARRQVSDLRIKTEARFDQQAKAQLDLASQIQRQVEEIARLRGQIETLNYELETAKKRQQDFYLDLDTRLRKFESPAAGNAAVDPAAGTNAKPAGDPAKESQDYEAALNQFKAGKYKEAAAGFGAFVQKYPDSSLAPNAQYWLGNAWYAQRDCKRAIEAQSLVTTKYAESAKAPDAWLAISTCQQEMGNPTGAKRSLETVIAKYPSAPAADTARERLKKK comes from the coding sequence ATGCGCCCGGTTCGAATCGCCTTTTTGATCGCCGCGCTGGGTGCCGTCCAGGCCCACGCCGGTGTTTTTGACGACGAGGAAGCACGTCGCCAGGTCAGCGATCTGAGGATCAAGACCGAAGCGCGATTCGACCAGCAGGCCAAGGCCCAGCTGGATCTGGCGAGCCAGATCCAGCGCCAGGTCGAAGAGATCGCCCGCCTGCGCGGGCAGATCGAGACGCTCAATTACGAGCTGGAAACAGCCAAGAAGCGTCAGCAGGATTTTTACCTCGATCTCGATACCCGCTTGCGCAAGTTCGAATCACCGGCAGCGGGTAATGCGGCTGTCGACCCGGCGGCAGGAACCAATGCCAAGCCGGCCGGCGATCCCGCCAAGGAAAGCCAGGATTACGAAGCCGCCCTGAATCAGTTCAAGGCTGGTAAATACAAGGAAGCCGCCGCCGGTTTCGGCGCTTTCGTGCAGAAATACCCGGACAGTTCGCTGGCACCCAATGCCCAGTATTGGCTGGGCAACGCCTGGTACGCCCAGCGCGACTGCAAACGCGCCATCGAGGCGCAAAGTCTGGTCACCACCAAGTATGCCGAGAGCGCCAAGGCACCGGATGCCTGGCTAGCCATCTCGACCTGCCAGCAGGAAATGGGCAACCCGACCGGGGCCAAGCGTTCGCTGGAAACAGTCATTGCCAAGTATCCCTCTGCACCTGCCGCCGACACGGCGCGCGAACGACTCAAGAAGAAATAA
- the pal gene encoding peptidoglycan-associated lipoprotein Pal, with translation MKKLLIPALLSALLAACSTTPLPEDGAGAPVESRSGSGTGVAPVTAGGLDASGLPRELTDPKSKLSQRSIYFDLDKYDVKDEYKDLVAAHAKYLVANKGFKVLLQGNTDERGSREYNLSLGQKRAEAVKRSLTLLGVQEGQIESVSLGEEKPKDAGHDEAAWSQNRRADILYKAADGRGEF, from the coding sequence GTGAAAAAACTGCTGATCCCTGCCCTGCTGTCCGCCCTGCTGGCTGCTTGTTCCACCACCCCGTTGCCGGAAGATGGCGCCGGCGCCCCGGTCGAGTCGCGCAGCGGCTCCGGTACCGGCGTTGCTCCGGTGACCGCCGGCGGTCTTGACGCCAGCGGCCTGCCGCGCGAACTGACCGATCCGAAGAGCAAGCTGTCGCAGCGCAGCATCTACTTCGATCTCGACAAGTACGACGTCAAGGACGAGTACAAGGATCTGGTCGCCGCTCACGCCAAGTATCTGGTCGCCAACAAGGGCTTCAAGGTGCTGCTCCAGGGCAATACCGACGAGCGCGGCAGCCGCGAATACAACCTGTCGCTCGGCCAGAAGCGGGCTGAAGCCGTCAAGCGTTCGCTGACCCTGCTTGGCGTTCAGGAAGGCCAGATCGAGTCCGTCAGCCTCGGCGAAGAAAAGCCGAAGGATGCCGGTCATGACGAAGCCGCCTGGTCGCAAAACCGTCGTGCCGACATTCTCTACAAGGCTGCAGACGGCCGCGGCGAGTTCTAA